CCTGGAGGATGCGCAGCAGCTTGATCTGGATGTTCTGGCTTATCTCGCCGATCTCGTCCAGAAATATGGTGCCGCCGTCGGCCAGCTCGAAGCGCCCGCGGCGGCGCGACACCGCACCCGTGAACGCCCCGCGCTCATGCCCGAACAACTCGCTCTCCAGCAGCGTCTCGGTGAGTGCGGCGCAGTGCACCTTGACGAACTTGGCGGCGCGCCGCGGCGACAGGGAGTGGATCGCATCCGCCACCAGTTCCTTGCCGACGCCGCTCTCGCCGGTGATCAGCACCGAGGCGCGGCTCGGCGCCACCTGCTCCACCACCTCCCACGCCCGCTTCATCGCCGGGCTGGCGGTGACCAGTTGGTGGGCGGTGCTGCGGCGTTCCAGCTCGCGCTGCAGGGTCAGGTTTTCCAGCATCAACTGGCGGCGCGACAGCGCGCGCTTGACCAGCAACTCGAGACGGTCCAGGTTGACCGGCTTGGTGAGGAAGTCGTACGCGCCGGCGTGCATGGCGGTGACGGCGCTTTCGATGGTGCCGTGGCCGGTCAGGATGATCACCGGAATGGCGGGATAAGCGGACACCACGCGGCGCAGCAACTGCTCGCCCGACAGCCCCGGCATTCTCAGGTCGCTTATCACCAGGTCCACGGCGTCGCGTTCCAATATGCGCACCGCCTCGCTGCCGGTCGCCGACATCAGGGTGTGGTAGCCGGCCAGCGCCAGCGCCTTGCTGAGTCCTTCGCGGATGTTCTTCTCGTCGTCGACGATCAGGATCGTCATGCGTTCGCCGCTCATACCGCCTCCGCTACGAATCCGAGCAGCCGCTTCTCGGTCTGCGGCACCGGGATCGATATGGCGAACGTGCTGCCCGCGCCCGGCTTGCTGTCCAGCTCGATCTCACCCATGTGCTCCTTGACGATCTTGTACACGAGCGTGAGCCCCAGTCCCGAGCCGAAGTCGCGGG
This window of the Spirochaetaceae bacterium genome carries:
- a CDS encoding sigma-54 dependent transcriptional regulator, giving the protein MSGERMTILIVDDEKNIREGLSKALALAGYHTLMSATGSEAVRILERDAVDLVISDLRMPGLSGEQLLRRVVSAYPAIPVIILTGHGTIESAVTAMHAGAYDFLTKPVNLDRLELLVKRALSRRQLMLENLTLQRELERRSTAHQLVTASPAMKRAWEVVEQVAPSRASVLITGESGVGKELVADAIHSLSPRRAAKFVKVHCAALTETLLESELFGHERGAFTGAVSRRRGRFELADGGTIFLDEIGEISQNIQIKLLRILQERAFERVGGEETITADVRVVTATNRDLLQAIEQGTFRDDLYYRLNVVHIDVPPLRERQADVSLLAAGFLKEFAEENGKQLAGFKPSALSALRRYSWPGNVRELQNSVESAVVMARGSTIDLHDLPPAVRRAQDAPAVRIPLGSTLDHGEREIIRATLTHQHGNKSRTAEILGISRKTLHRKMREYQLED